A region of the Enoplosus armatus isolate fEnoArm2 chromosome 8, fEnoArm2.hap1, whole genome shotgun sequence genome:
tagttgtcaagacatttcactcaaaaccacaaacgtgAACCTCATGGTAGCACTTGAGGAAAAGTAAAGGggtcatcaaagtcattaggattcatcgtctgTGAACCAtgtgaatatctgtacaaatgtcacattttattttatgtcatctCCTGTTCCCCCTGCACAGAGCCCAGCTGTAACTGATACAGGTATTAAACAGTATTTGGACTTAATACTCGCTTTAAAGAGTACTGCAGTAGATGTTGTAAAGATTGGGAGTTTGGGATCTGTATGTAGTGGAAGCACAAACCTGGAAACTGTGTGTGACATGTATGACCACACAGTGACATGAGAGACGACATAAAGcaagacggagagaaaaagagagagaagaggaagtggaCAGGGAGCAAGACCTATTCTATATCATGTTCCCACTGAGAATTCCtcatttgttgcttttcccCCTCTATTTTTCTATCTTGGAGGACTTACTTGACTCTGGGTAGACTGACGATCTCTTCCCTGGATCTTTCTGGAGCTGAATGCCTTTTACAGAGAAGATGGATGCAGCTGAAAGCAACAGAGTGTTAGTGAGACAGCGTTTGTACACTGCATGCGTATGTTCAACATGTCAGACTGTGTGTACTCACTGTCAGCCAGTGTTTGGACCTGCTCCCCAAAGCTTCTGAAATACGCTTGTCTGAGAGCATCCTCAGCTGATACCCGCTTCTTAGCCTCAAACTAGAGACACATAGCGACAAAGAGGGGGTATAAAGACAGGTTAGTTTTTAATCCAATGCAATTGGTGTACATATATTAAAAGTATTCATCATTATGAGCAATGTTGGTTACCTGTAGAAGCATTGAGAGCAACTCATGACCATCGCTGTCTATCCTGTGTCACAGAAAACAAGgggaaaagtgagagagaggaggggaaagtgacagaaagagagaattgaGGGTCAAATGCTGACCTAAGAAATATGGAGCAGTATAGTGTTCCATTTCAACAGAGGCGGAAACGCTTGACTGCAGTTCCTACTGAAAATCAATCCTTATCTTATTACATCTAACATATCACAGCCACGTAAAGGTTATGTTCacaatagtcaggtgcccatatgaatATTGCAACAGGCTTTGCTTgttgtaatcattcctcctgtccgTACTGGTCATTAAGAGATCCGGTCCCAAATCAATTTCAATGTAAgcgatgggggacaaaatcatTACAGCAAgaaaacctgtttcagtgttcatatggGCATCTCACTGTGTGTGGATTAAAGGCTAGGTTCAcactgtcttaaaacaacactcacatgtAGCCATAACTACACACCTGGGTGCGTGGTTGACAAGGGGCTCCGCCTTGTATTGAGGGAAATTGTACGTCTTAAACTCTTCACTGGTGGTGATACCAGGCCAGGTCTCTTCTGTAGGAGTACCTGTTGAAGATAAAGGGGGTCAGTCGATAtacgtagacacacacatgaagcaTGAATATTACATAGGCAAGTGCTCATCTGAATTCTGCTGGTGTGGTCTCACCAAGAATGCGGAATATGAGGTGAAGCTCATCCTCCACAGTCGATCCAGGGAAGAGAGGTCTGCCAGTGATCATTTCATAAAAGATGCAGCCCACACCCCTGGACCAAGGCACAGGAACAGTGGAATAAGCAAACAAAGGTCAGTACAAAATATAATACTCGTAACACCTAAATAGGTTGTGACTTGTGACATTAACATACACTGTGCTTAAACTGCTTAGTTTACTTGTTAACCCTGATGCAACACTACATTAATGTCACATAACCTAAAATTGTACTATAGAGCCGTAGAGATGACGTTGTTACACACAAATGAGTCCATAACTATTTAAATGCAAGtgcaaagaagagaaaatacaatttgaGCTAATATAGAGGTAAAAGTTCTCTACAAAACTATTCACAAAAGAGTGCTGTTTAATAAGTTCCACAATGTTTTTTATCATAAATTAAGTGCAAAGTGCAACAAAATAGTGTCAAATGTTGCTCCtacaactaaaactaaaactatggCTTCTGTCTAATCACTTCAGTATCAAGTACTATAAGAGTTCATGTATCACACAACATACtatcaaatgtaataaaacaccACATCAAAGCAAAGGAAAAGCAAATTCCAAAACTGAGTCCAGAAAGAAATTTACAATGTAcatcaaatgttaaatgtgttatAGGAACCCAAAAGCATCCCTAAATACCCAGATGTCCTCCCAACCCTCTGTTTAAACTTTGCACCTTAACTATGAATAACAGTATGTTCAGTTTCAAAACAAccaacagtgacagcagcaaaagaaaaacatgggGAATTGACAGAAGCACtttagataaaaacaaaaactaagaaaaagtcataaagaaagagacagacgaACAGGGGTAGTGTCGTGTTTTTCTctgaaactgtgtgtatttgctgtAGATGTGTGTTGGCTCACCACATATCGATGGGTGTCGAGTACTCAGTGGAACCCAGAAGCACATCTGGTGGTCGGTACCATAATGTCACAACTTCATTGGAGTAGGTCTTTGTAGGAACAGACTTGGCTCGTGCCAAACcttaattcaaacacaaaaagtcACGTTAATTTATGTGAATAttgcttcatttatttttttatttttggtgttgTGGGGCACCTCAGGACTCATCATACCAGAATGAAAGTTCagaattaaaaacactttttgcattttgactcTTATACACTTTGTTCTTACTCTATTGAATTTACAACAAACGGtacactgaattaaaatgttttaagtcAGTGGATGACGTGATTCCTAATGCGGATTCTGTTTTATCTGACGAACACAGAATTACTTAGTAATTTACAAAGAGGAACACTGGAGTATGTACAGCATGTCATGTTTTGATTATTACCTAAGGAGGGCAGTGTTGAGTGGTTAGTCACTTTATTATGTTGTCCTGTTGGGTCTAAGGAGCAGTGTGGCCTTTAGGGGCCACTAGTGAGGCTTTGAGActcttgcttgtgttttctaatatttttttatcaaataaatTTTAGATGAATAAAAAACTGAACTCTCTGTAAATTACCAGCTAATGGTATTTGGATACATGTAGAACTGGGGGCTACATCTATAACTTATGTTCCAATAAAAATGGTTGGCAACCAAAGAGAACATGCTTTTATTGTCTGTATAAAGCAGGTGAATTTGTGAAATGTTGCCACTTCaccaaaatcaacattttcatatgtGGTGCCTCTACTCTAGAGCATCTGAGAAGTTAAACCAATACAGGAAGTTTCAAGATGATATAGAAGACTGATGTGTGTTTCTAGTTAGTTAAGTGGTGATATACCAAAGTCTGCCAGTTTGAGCTCTCCTTTTTCATTGATAAGCAGGTTCTGGGGTTTGAGGTCTCTGTGGAGGACCTTCCTTCTGTGGCAGTACGCCAGACCTCGTAACAGCTGGAATAGGAATATCTGGAGAGGAGATTAGTATGACTTATTGTTGCACACTTGTTATCacattaaacaataataaaccaAATAATTTATTGttacaacagaaaaacatgtggCACTATTACCACACAGTGATCAAAAAAgaagaatacatttttagatttatcATTCAGAAGCCAAGTTGCCTGCCAATTTTTTGCCAAAGTATAAATCAAGACAAGATGGAGGCTTGGATAGAAGAGGTTATCATAAATTTTAACTATTGAAAATATGATTACATTCAACAACAATACTTTCATTACTACACATTTCTCCTCAGCACTGAACAGATGGATTACTTTGCATTaccttgacattttgaacaCTCATGATGCTCCCACAGTCATCCATGTACTGCTTCAGATCTTTTTCCTGATTGGGagcaaataaagaaagacagaaagacagaaaaaaaagaaagaatgatgCATTGCAGATATTTAGATTAGTATAAAACGCCCTCTAAAGACACACactataaatatacatacatgtacagtacagacacTCACCAGATACTCAAACACGAGTGTCAGGCACTTGTCAGTGTGGATAATGTCATGGAGAGTGACAATATTGGCGTGCTTCAAGTCTTTCAGTAGGGACACTAGAAGAGGGAGACATATCAGAGACTGTCAGTCAACCacagacaaaactaaaacagTTTGTAGTTCACAAACAGCTCAGGGAGCTACCAGGCAATACGGATTAGCAGGTATTGTACGTCCCAACGACACCTTACAAGCTTCTTGACAGTATGCTCCTGTGTTGAACTATGAGTTGTTTACTTCCAAAACACATGATTTCAACTTGCTAACAGCAGTTCAGTACCTTCTCGGATAGCTGTGCAGGGCGCACCCTCCTCATGCTCCAGTCGGATCTCTTTCAGAGCTACTAAGTTGTCTGTTAACTTGCTTCGCCCCTTAAACACTGTAGCATAGGTCCCCTGCAGAGATAGAAAGCATGTGAATACGTTGTGAAATAAAGCAAACAGAGTATTTGAGAAGTTTGTGCTGAGCTTCACTTGCGCTGATTTTCTTAATTGATCTCACCTCCCCAAGTTTGTCCAGTTTGATGTAAGTCTCAAGTTTCCCAAAGCCGATTTCAGACTAGAAAAGATGGGAAATAAAAATAGTTGAGGAAGGTATGAGCGCTATCAATGTGCATTATCACTCAACcagtttgcatttattttggctACAGCCTGAGTGTAGGCCAGGCAAGGCCACTCCAACATGTTTAAGCTAACTATCTCTAGAACCAAATCCTCTGGGCCACGGCTGTTAGTTCAGATTTCAGTCCCACTGCTGTCAACATTTGGCCTACAACTGCAGGGGTCTGAGTCACCAGGCCttgttattctgtgtgtgtgtgtgtgtgtgtgtgtgtgtgtgtgtgtgtgtgtgtgtgtgtgtgctaaaacATTAGCTTCTCCAACACTTACAGTATGTTACATCTCTGCTGCACTGCtatgctgctgctgagacagCTCTGCATCATGAACACTGCCCTGTCTGGGTCACTGAACATCATTCAACACCATACACATTGCATTACATGTACGGACGCGCAGACACACGTGTCTAATAGTGGGAAAGGAAAGGCTATGTTGGTCTAATCTGAAATTTCTCCTCAGTGCCTCCTCCCTTTGTCGATTTAATGCTACAGAGTGATGTCGTTGTCAGCTGCACATGTATTCTTTGGCCACAGGAAGTCAGtataacaaagacaaacaaatatggcACGCACTCCAGACAACTTAATGGGGGTTACATATTTACTTCTAAACATTTCTATAGATATCCAGCAGGCGTAcctcatttgtgtgtgcatggtaAATTCTGAATTAATCCTGAATTCAAATTAATAAAGGTTTATCTGCATAATGTATGTGGCCCCTGGGTTTCGAGGTCATGAATTATAGATGGTTGTAGCTATGTCAAGCTGTGATACCCACAGGCCTGTCAGTGTTTACGCCTCTCGCTGTCACTTTTCCTATCTTATTTGTCTATCTCTGTCAGGGCCACGTTTTATCTGTGTTCTGAGCCTACCCATCTCTCTCAATCTTGTGCCGGCCCATCCCATCATGATGCTAATATGAACGCCGGGCCAATGCTCGGCTTATGcgcatgtgtacatgtgtgtgtgtgtgcgtatgaagGGGGGGAGGGTCTCCAGTGACCAAGTTAGCTGATGAAGCATGTGATCTCTTTAAAGGCATGCCCAAAAGCCAATGTCAGAATGAGCTCGGACACAAGATGACACACTTACACGCTGAAacaagtgcgtgtgtgtgcatgggtatGCACAAATTGCAATTGGCATAATTAATTAACAGCCATAATGTTATCTGTGTTTTACAATTAATATCTTGTTTTGTATCTGGTAATTTGCACTGcttgaaaataattattatgaaAGAAAATCTATCACTACAAACTGTGGagacgtgtgtgcatgtgtgtgtgtacgcatgtaAGTATAGTGTGTGCAGgggcatgtactgtatgtatgtggctgtgtgtgcttgtaggCAAGAGAATATTCGTGATGAGACATACAGCCTATGctcaaatgtaaacatactcgccctgcgcacacacacacacacacacacacacacacacacacacacacacacacacacacaaacacacacaaacacaaacacacagctgccatctctgtgtttgtgacagGGGCTGTCAGGAGCTGTTGCTGAGCTGTGCTGCTCTTTTGGCAGGGGAGTCAGTCtcatgagcaaacacacacacacacacacacacacacacacacacacacacacacacacacacacacacacacgccgacattcaaaaacatacaaaaacacatggcCACCTCCCCCACACCAATCCCACTCCAGTAAATAAATCTCTAAAACAAAGGAAGGCCCAGCGCTTTACCTCCAGCCCACTCTCTGCTTATAGCATGCAaatatgctctctctctgtgtacctTGCAACccttttcgtgtgtgtgtgtgtgtgtgtgtgtgtgtttgtgtgcgcgccTGCGTATGCTTTCGATGGCAATGGGTTCATTTCATTCCCAACGCTCCAGCGAGCTTACTCAGCAGAACTAGGTCAGACCAAGTTTTTGTGACAAAATTAAAGCaacataaaaccaaacaaaatgagcgtgtgtgtgtgtgttctgtctgaGCCTGTACAGGAACTGAGGAGACATAAAGATGGACGGACTGACAGCAGAGGGAAGAAATGTGAGAAGAGAGATGTCAGCTGGGTTCTAATGTGTATTGAGAAGAAAGTCCATTACCTCgaccacatttcattttttaaataggGCTTCTCCTTGTGCCGCCTGTAAGACGGCTtgatggggagggagagaggatggaTTGAGAGTACTGAGTGGGAGGGGGAAAATCACAGCCTTCTGCTAAGAAAAGAGGTGGCAGGCgatgggaggaaagaagagCCCTTTCATTAACATGATGCAGCCAGTCCTCTGGCcttcaatcaatcaaccaataAACATCTTGCACAGTGTCACCTTTTTCATGTAAACCTGCCGATAGAAACAGACAAGGTGTGACCCAAAGGAGCGGGACGACACTTGAGCTCAGCTATagttttttaagttttcatcATTAAACAACAATATCATTATAAATAGTACGCAGTAACAATAGCATAAGGGCACATGAAATAGTGTCTTCCCTAATTGGACATTCAGTTTTACAGTTATAAACTTTCATATTGTGCCACTGCAGGGTTGAATGGGTTAGAAAAAAACTGAGCGTTGCATAACACGGTTAAGTGTTGTGGTTTGAGATAAAATGACATCTCTTTCCTCGGCACCATGGAACACTGAATCTCTATGGACTGCTGTGAATAATTGATTATCAACGGGCAACAGCCATGAGAGAAAACTGACACCAACCAACTTCACTTACATTACATTGGAAGCGATTCAAAGATCAGAATACACGGTTTCAAATGTGAGTATCTGTTATGGGACACCCGACACATGTTCTATGTTACGGTAACAAATGACAAGCACGCCGATAGCCCAAAAGCCATCAGTGTGCTCAGACacacattgtcatttttaaatgaagcgCACTTGTTCCTCTGTGACACAGCTGTATCTGCATTCACATTTGGTGAGACTGAGGGGTTAAGacatttattcatcattattttgTCATGCCAACATTTTTCAACCTGGTCTAGGTTTTGACCCATCAAACTTTGTGTCAGTTCCAGCTAAAGGGGCTCAAACTAACCTAAGAGACAGAGTTAAAATCTATGAGGAATGCATACAAGTGGCGACCTAATTAACTCCAAGGCTCCAGCAAAGAGCATGTCAAAAGTAGGCCTGAAGCATACTAAGTGAAACTTTTAACAGTGCAAAGTGTACTGCACAGTCAAGAACATATTCCTGCAAAAGTGCACCACACTACATAAAGTAAACAGTATGAGCCGCTCTAATAAAAGCAATCTAGCTGTGCTGTAGCTTCCTAAATACACCCTGCAGGCTCAGCAAGgtgtataaaataaaacctttcCTTTCCTATTCAACCTGAGACTAAGTACAGACTGGTTTTAAATTTAATCTCAGCagccattttttcttttcttacacaATACTCCTCTCCCCATTATTTGTTGATCCATGCTTTCAACATCTTACCACTTTTTAATGTCTCCCTGTCCTTTATTCCCTTAATATTTCCTCGTCATCCCTCTCTgcatctttccctccctcttctgtGCTCTCTCGCGCAATTCAAGGTGTCCCGGTGTGTAATCCTCGTCAGGAGCGGAGCTGCAGCAAATGAGTCTGACACTGCTGCTGAATTATTGATTGATCTATTGCATCACATGCATCCAACAACCCCTAAAGATACACAGCCACACACCCAAGTGGACAAACCCAAGCATGTCAGAAACTGTCCGCCACTCATTAacattgtaaaaacacaaacatctcttAAGTCTatctccttcctctcatccaCCCTTACACCATAAACATCTCTTCAAagattctttcttttcatctctgtgagACTCCTGCAGAAAAGCTGCGTCATGAAATCGCCTCAAGCTGAGAGCCAGAGGCAGGGCACCGGCCCTGTTCAATAATTACAGCAAAAGGTGGATGATGGAGGGCGAATCCTTTATGCTTTCCCATAGTATACCGAGGCTTTTGGTAATCgtgtttaaagtaaaatgtatcaGTAAAGCggacttaatttaattttaaaaacagcaagcaTGTAAGACTGAGAAACAAACGAGTAATGTGGAGTTAAgtgtgaccaaaataaaaaccaagCGAAAGAGCAGGAGTGCTTCAGCAGCAATACAAAGGGGCATAAAGGGACATGCTGCATATTCATGAATATCTGCCTATTTCTACCCATCATCCCCCTCTCTATCCATCCAGAAGCaaacccctcctctctctctctctctctctcccccacccccaGATTCATACCCATAATGCTCTTGGCCTGGATACATAATACACAATGATTTCATCATTCATCCCCCTACTGAGCCATTGTAAGCTTTATAGCATAActtagtgtgtgtttaaagtgagtctatatttgtgtgttttcagtgtgtcacAGGATATAATGGCCTTAGTCAGCCATTTTACTAGTGCACAAAGGCATTCAAAGTTCATATTACTTTtgtttcaaaacaaagcaacatcAAAAGAGCAGCACACGCCCAGCTGTACTTGCAAAAGTACACATGCAGATGCTAAGTAGCGACCAACACATCACAAAAGCAGCTGACTACAACTAGTTTCAGCTGTtttgcacacatatacacagacgcaaatatacacacagacacaatgagtACTGACCAATGAAGCGCGCCGTAGCCTGCGGCTCATGGGCTTGTCAAAGGGCGGGCTGTTCATGGCAAACTTCTCCAAGTAGCCCTCCGGTAGCCTGATATCAGCTGGGAGAGACAAACGTTTGTTTATGtcctgaaacagagagagagagagagggattcaAGGGGAAGAAACGGGGTGAAAATTTTAAATCACACAGAAATAAGaggttacattttcttttattattattgaaaccCTATGACGGTGGTGGCATGTATGAGGTAAGGGTTTCcatacacattaaaaacaactctCCGTTTATATTCATACATGTTTAAGCATAGTAATTTAAATGTACACCACTGAGGCCTGAATATAAGatgatgtattttatatgttattTGGCATCTTTTAAGTCTTCTGtaacatgtactgtaatatTAAAAAGACAATGAAGATGAATGAAGCAAAAATAGTCAAGACCAACTGGTCTTTGTAATTCTACTTCTCTCAAAACAGATTCTGCATTAACCAGTGGATTAGCGTAATAACTATTAATTAATTGTGTTCATCATTTCTATTTAGCTGACATTATGTGACATCATATTTCTTGGCCGTTTGACAGTTCTTTGATGACTTTTTGCCTTAATCGATAACCGTGATCTGGCATCAAAAGTCTTTCTCAAGCCTTGGTTATTTGGCCTACTTTTGTgccactcaaaaaaaaaagatctgttttctccatctgtcactCCTGGCAATCAGTTTGTCAAGTGACTGCATTTCAAATACACACTTTTGGTCTATGAGCCATCTGCTGTGAATGACTGATGAATGACGATGTGGATGAAATGTATGCCTAGTAAGGCTGAATGAAAGGCCAGCGCAAGACCACTACATGATGGGACAAGTTCCAGACAAGATCCTGGCAAGTTTCCGGCTAATTTTGCTAAATACATTGTTGGCAGAGTGAGAAGGTTGGCGCACTGCTATTCCCAAACTCACAGACTCATCTGGAACACATCTGGAACCAGTCTTGATTATTAAATATGCTTGATATTTTACCTCTGACCAACCTACTCCACATCAGTGGGAATAACTCTCACTTCCTGGCCCTTGCTTGAATACAATTTGTGTGATGCTGcttttcccacaatgcatcacTCCTATATGCTATCCACGTAGCACACATTCACAGGCAAGGTGCCAGTCACACGTTGTTTCCATGGCAGCGGTGGCTGGCTGGCCCAGTCCCAACAGCCCCACGTTATGTGTGTGAAAtgatatgtgtgtttacatgtgagCGTTAGTGGGAGGgtagaaagtgtgtgtatgcctgAAGATGAAAGGCAGAGGGATTTTACgcctgttttggttttatctcAAATCACTGGCAACATAAATACATGCAGTATTACATACAAGCCATCACCTAAGGACAGTGACACACTACACAGTTTCGACATACATCCTGaaaacatacactcacacacactgaaaccgTCAAACAATGCTCTGCAGACAGCATAAGCACATATTAGGAGAAAtaaggcacaaacacatgcactaACATGAGTAATTTACACATTTGTGAGCTCCTCTGAATTTCTGAATCATAAAAGagtaaaacacactgaaagcaAACACTGCAACACCATACATGGTAAGGACAACACACTAAAGCTGCATATTCctcacagaaaaatacacattttttacaacttttctATTAATATGCATCATATTTCAGGCCATTCATAAAGCCAGCGACTTCTGATGACCAAAACAACAGATCTGAGCTATCCCtactcctttttaaaaagagcaacAATAGACAAAATGACATTCATGCCCTCTTATTCACTGGCATAGACTGAATGAAGACCCCAACacgaaaaacacaaacacacgtgtcCCCATACTCACAATGCAGAACAGCTCTAGTAGCTCCCTCATTGTCCTCCTTAAACGTGTCTTtctatacactcacacacatgcgtTTTCTACGATGCATGTCTCTGACCTGCCacatgactgcacacacactgacacagagagagagagagagagagagagagggagagagggagagaggctggCACCGTGGTAGAGTGCCATCCACatgctcagaggaggaggaggaagaaaaatagaggaggaggagggggagggggagggggaaagcaggagcaggagagaggaatgGACAGATTCCTGAGGGGAGAAAGGCAGATGGGGGGGAAGGGGTGAACCAAGG
Encoded here:
- the LOC139289471 gene encoding cyclin-dependent kinase 17-like, which encodes MDRMKIIKRRLSMSLRSARPVDDSLSELAEQMALDEPSAARDNEPMVVCAVHPPASHSAPSFLRQYAGHLGRTALRREPGGGLERDRAYLSLHRTGSLGIVHENVKMGSDGESDQASGTSSDEVQSPVRVRMRNNHHRRISNEDINKRLSLPADIRLPEGYLEKFAMNSPPFDKPMSRRLRRASLSEIGFGKLETYIKLDKLGEGTYATVFKGRSKLTDNLVALKEIRLEHEEGAPCTAIREVSLLKDLKHANIVTLHDIIHTDKCLTLVFEYLEKDLKQYMDDCGSIMSVQNVKIFLFQLLRGLAYCHRRKVLHRDLKPQNLLINEKGELKLADFGLARAKSVPTKTYSNEVVTLWYRPPDVLLGSTEYSTPIDMWGVGCIFYEMITGRPLFPGSTVEDELHLIFRILGTPTEETWPGITTSEEFKTYNFPQYKAEPLVNHAPRIDSDGHELLSMLLQFEAKKRVSAEDALRQAYFRSFGEQVQTLADTASIFSVKGIQLQKDPGKRSSVYPESTQGKSRRQSVLF